AACTCATTTTGTATATATTAGGTATTTCACCTGCTTGCTTGCTGTAATACATTCAgttaaagttttatcttttgttGTGTCGAAATTTGGTTTTGCTAGATTATggaaaagaaattattttatatttcataacccAATCAAACCGATCCGAACCGAAGTaatacaaattggtttgggttatgaatttaacttttatggtttgggttgagaatttgaaaacccgatttaattgggttgggtcgttaAATTTCTTTAACCCGCCCAACTCGAATCGTGTACACCCCTACTCACGAGCTTTTGCTCACGAACCACTTATTAACttacgctcacgaacatgtctcgcgaatttttgctcaccaaccgctcattaattttgttcataagcttgtttaataaactttgctaacgagCTAGCTAATGCTCATCAATTTATTTACGAgcttgttttttatttaatttattttaaaaaataacttaaaGTTCTAacgatattttaatttatgctctaAGGAATcctaaattcataataaatcatcCATTAATAAAACTCCCACATcctaaaaaataaacaaaaaaaaaacaaagttcgacataaataaattaaaataaaaaataattgtttgataaatattagCTGAAAATCGAGCAAATTCAATTTCTAACAACTAGTtcacgagccaagttcacgaaccatgttcacgGGCCGAgttcacgaaccatgttcacgAGCGAGTTCACGAACTACGCTCACAAGTCAAGTTCAGGAACCATGTTCAAGAACTCATAATTTgaacttgttcgcgaactaccgagtcgaactctactgtgctcaagttcagctcgtttataaaacaaaccttaaaaGTGTACtcaagatcgactcgtttatgaatcaaaccgagcttttttcgaaccgaacacCGAGCGGTTATCAAGCATATCAACTCATTTATATTTACAGCCCTACTTAACTTATAGCCATTCCAAAATTTTACCTCTTAGGGTGGGCTCAAAAGTAGGCCAGTAAGCCCACTCATGGCGCATTAACAAGAGGACTGGGCTCCGATTTCTGAAATAAAGGCCTGGAGTGAGAACATGCATCAGAACTTTGGGTGCACCCACCACTTCCCCAACTAAGAAGATATCCGTTTAGATTTGGACTCAGACTTATATTTGGATCCAGCTTTGCATCTTATCTGTGTCGGGTGAGTTTCACAGAGAGCATGTTACACCCACCTTCGGAATTCAGCGTTAAATATACCTAAAGTCTAGACAGCTTTGACTCCTCTTTCCTTCATGTATCTTAATCattcagagcatctccaaagcCTTCTTGTTGgctcataaatataatataaaaaatgtggcttttagcaatttaggacaaagttaagagtgtaaactccaacaatactctctacatctcttctctatttcatattttattcatatattgggctccactataacaaaagagatggaaagatggaggtgaattggagggaaggatttttttattgtgaaaaaataagttaggagcaatgtagtggctcttaactttgaggagagatgagagagaaacaagaggctcttagtgatttaagagccacttaagagtctcttggagcaacatttttcctctccctcctcaaatctcaagttagaagcctaaatgaagaggctcttggagatgctcttagagcacTGTTACTGATCGGCCAGAAaaagtttgatcaatctcaaAAATATGTTAATTCTATAAATTGATCATGATTTCacgaaatatttttgaaataataatttttcattcaatCCATCAccgaaaataattaaaaagtgaATTTATGAGATTTCAACGTCAAAATATAACAATTCTCGTAAAAAAGTAGGAAAAATGACCATAACTTGATAGGGTTAAgtattggtcactgaagtgaagaCCATGTATCACTTGATACTTAACCCTAACTTGCTACAGGGTTTTACAGAACTCGGTTTAAATTTCGAGCCATCTCTCTCCTAAGATGACCCTCATAAAATGGCTTGTCATAGCACTCGAAATATGCTTGGAGTAGATTTGAATTTCTGCTCAACTAAACAGTAAACGCATTGTTTTCGGCTATTTTAGAAACAAAAGGATCCCACAAGGCAACCCTCTAAATCCGTTGGAGTACCTTTTCCTAAAGATTTGATAATCGCTTATACCTGAACAAGCTTGTTAATTTAATATGTTCCTGCTGTGAACAGAGAGCACGTCTTGGTCCATGGTTCGGCTTAACCTTTAAAAAAATCAGTTAATCACGGGGGAACATCTCATGATCATAATCGTCGTTTTTCACGGTTGTTAGGACTTGATACTACAACCACTTTAAGACagtatcaactatttatttgaCTTCCCTCCCTCATTATATTAGTGTATTTGTAAGTAAAaagtgaattttaaaaaatgattcgacaaattttgatatatcgAGGTAAACTTTTATCATTTAATTGTCAGATATTATGTTTAATATAGTTAATAGATGGAAAATAAATTGTTATATGGCCCATACGAGGTATACTAGCCCGTAATCGTGCGATGCGTAGatgacttttaataataaacctCTTTTATGTATAtcaaattagtaatttattataatatatttttgacggGATTTGAATTCTAAACTTTTAGAAGCATCGTAGTGAATTTAATAATtctaatcaatttgatttaaataatctAACTACTATTTGTAAAATATACTGTACCATACTCCAAAACAACGACTAAagtttttcatatataattttaatatatagtatgGACGACTGTTACCCTAATATTATTGTTTCTTTACGAGAATCGAGGAAGTATCTATATCATTAAGAAATTTGATCTAATAAGAAATAGAACTACTGTAATTTGTAATAACTCCcttaaatatgtatttagaaattgttttaatttttactcaaaaagaaaattattatgttttagttGACAATCTTTACATAAATAAGTATTGTGAAATATTATTAAGTTATGGTCAGTTCTTACATATATGTTGATGAAAATAGTCGAAaccaaatatgaatttttttaataatattcaatttgagtagaaaaaatacaataatatTGAAGAGTCGTGATACGTAACTCTAATTTTGTTCTCAAATGAGTGATTTTAATCTATGGGATGATTGATGTGCATTGTtattgatttgaattaaaccAAACAAATTGTCAaccatattttagaaaaagaattatgaACATTTCCCCGAGTAGTTAGTATTTTCCTATATCAAATCTAGAGCTCATTTAACTCCAGTTAAAGGAACTTAAGAAATTACCTTTAGAAATTAGTTATTTCTGAAGTGAAGTTAAGCATATGCGCTGTCTTAAGAAACTGAAAAGCTGTCATTTGTTGTTTTCTCCAACCGTCATACGCGAAAGTTTTGAACTAATTAGGTTTGAAATATTACTTGTATAAACAGTTCTTGTTGCTTTATAAGTTTGGATTGTgtaaaaaatctaataaatattatatcaaatactccctctgtcccatttaattgtatacgtttcttttcaactgttcgacacgcatttcaatgctcttataatatatagttccgtaacttatttttgagattttctttttctgaataaaaatataacatccaaactttaattcagaaaaagaaacattttaaaaataaattacacaactacattttacaggagcattaaagtccgtgccgcgtccccgtcccccaatgtatacaattcagggggacggacaggagcattaaagtccgtgtcaAATCCCCGTCCtccaatgtatacaattcagggggACGGGAGTATCAAATATATCTTGTTACTCGTACAGTATTACTCATTGGTCACTACTTTCAGTATGTACCTGCATGTTTCCAGCCTTTTATTAGCATGTgaagaaattttaattcagaagaATTAAATTAagtgcataaatatataacaCGAATCCACAAGCACAATAATTTCATGAATAGCACAGCGACAGGGACCATGTCATTTTCTTCACGGGAGCTTGTCCCTTTTTGTGTTTCCGTCAAGCAACAGTACTCCAGGATCATTGcgtttgagattttttttttatatatataacgaACTCCGGGGAAACTTTTGAAAATGTTGTGAGCATCTATATTTGTATACAGTAATTATTCGCGTCAATCATGCATGGCTGCTAAAAATTCGGGTAAATTTTTGAAAAGCTTGAAGAACACACAACTACCCCGTAACTGACGTACTTGCATGCTGCTTGCTTCCATCATTGCTGTTTTACACCTGACACATGCTAAAGGTCCAATAAAATGGGATAAAATGTTATgtgttgtattttttttttccgtcTATAATTCAATTTATAGCAGTGTACTCTCCAATAGGTTTTACGtgtttcttaataaaaaaatattgttcagtCGTAACAGCAGTGTCAAACGAGCTTAACTTTAGTCAAATTACTTTTTTCATGATACTTCTTTCTGAAAATCTTCGACAAGAGATATGATTAGTTCTCTTCACTGTGTTTGAACTTCAAGTGAACAGAGCAAATTACCTGAATCCGTTCAAACTATTCATAGCAGAATTACCTATATAAAAATTTCTAttcaaaaatagaataaaaatattaagggTCTGTTTAACCGTTTAACCgtgaacttaaaagaagtgacttattagttaattaagtaaagaagtggattataagtgagaagttaatttaaacttataaattacTAGAAATGTTTGGATATGGTGCTTTATAAGTTAAGTATTTCTATTAGAAGAAGTTGTAGGTGGTGTTTGGCAAACACTTAAAAGCCCGGCTTCcgggattataagttatgagcacttattcgtaccgtgtaataagtcaagaagcacttataaaaagctaggaatgctagcttttgtctcagagcttctgcttatttcccaagcactttaatcacttataagtcttattttgtttctaacttctactccacttatttattttaagcaataagcacttattttaagttcacccaaacggccccataatctTGAAAAAAAGCTAGCTAGCTTTCCTCACTTTTTTTTGGGAGCTTTTAAGACTCAGTATAAGTGCTTATATTGATGTGTCAAACAGTCTCGATTAAGCAGAAACTATAACTTCTATGTAAAAAAAAGTCCAGAAGTTAGctagccaaacacccactaaattTGTGGCTTTTATGGTCCCTGAGGGTAGGAAGGTAATATCACACACCAACCCTAAACAGTAAACACTACCCCGGTCTTCTATATATATTCACAACTAACCTTAGCTCCCTCAAGACTGAACTCAACACACATAAACCACCTTCCTCCCAAAAACCATGGAAACTCAACTTCCCATTTCCCTTTTTACCCTCCTAACCGCCACCCTCCTCCTCCCCTCTCCGGCCACCGCACGACAAATCCCCACCAACGCAGACACCGCCTTCATCCACTCCACCTGCCAAAAAATCCAAACCTACCCCGACCTCTGCTCCCACTTACTCTCTCGCTACGCCACCCAAATCCACCAAGACCCATCAAAACTCGCCACCATTGCCATCTCCCTCAGCCTCGCAACCACCGAAACCATGGCCAACTACGTCTCCACCATCGGCAACCAAGCCGACTTCGGCTCCGATCAGCGCGCCGCCGCCGCCGTCCAGCAATGCTACTCGTCGTTCCGAGACGCCATGGATTCCATGCATGACTCGGTTGCGCTGATGCGGGACCTCGGCTCGGCGCGCTCGTTCGAGTCGCTTAGGTTTAAGCTGAGTAGTGTGCAGACTTATATGAGCAGTGCTTTGACGTATGAGGAGGATTGTTTGGATGTGTTTGAAGATGTGATGGATGGAAAAATTAAGAGACTTGTGCGAGATAAGACGCAGAAGCTGGAGCGTGTGACTAGTGTTGCGCTTGCTTTGGTGAATAGTTATGTTGAGAAGGTAACTACGACACCGtaaataattatgtaattttttactgTTGTTGATTAAGTGTATTTATGATGGGGAGTATGTTGTTTAGAGGTggtgtaatttttattatttaggttACGTCTGAGAAAAATGAGTCTGAATTATGtgtatctatatatatcattttatacaAATGGAAGGAGAGAGGATTCTATGCATGTAATCAGCCAAGCAAAGGTTTAAAATATTGTTGGCTTTCTAAGCCTAAACAAATTTGTACCAATGAAATTAAGTTCTTACCGTGTGCATGTTTGGCCACGCATGCTTCTGGTTTTGTTCATGGGAAGCCGGTTTTCActtttcttaactcgtttgtataaaaaaccagaaaaattataataagctACTAGTTTTTTTGCTTGAGGTTTTTTACTTCtttccaaacagtttaatcaatCTTAATTTATTTCACACTTCTACTCCACTCCATTACTTTAAGGTAGAAGAATATTTCATAAGTTTACCCAAACGGCTGGCTCTTGTATTTAGAAATGTGATTAATTACTGGAACCTCGTAGTGAGAAGGTGATGTAGTAATTATATGGTGGGAAAAATCTGTCATCTTCGTACTAAATTACACAGTTAAAAACACTCGGGTCGGTATTGCTGTTGGTTCTCTCATTGGTTCATTTTGGACAGAGCAGAAATAAGTTTGGGACAGCAAAAAAGGTGTAGATTGGACAGCTGGTACATATTTTGAGTTCACGGGTTGGATTGTCTGCTTCTTTCATAATGTCTGCATTATTCCATATTAGCAACGAGCATCCAACACAGATAACTGATGGGTCTCGTCTCGAGCTTATTGAGCCATTTTGACGTGGGTGGGGTTGATTAATGTGATTTCAATAGTGTAATTTATAGCTCTAGCTTAAAAGAATAGATCAGAAGAGACACCACTACAAATGGAAAATCTGATTACAAAATTGAGGAAAACGTCGATTGATCTAACAAATACTCCTATCAGTCCCATTTACATGTTAGATTTTAGTTTCCGAGCAGTGAAATGAtcaattttattgattaaacattacaaattatttattcattattttataaatctaaaaCTTACGTATTAAAATAGTTGAATAtactatataatatttgttaattttctcaattatatagTACACATAAATTTGAGTCAAAATATAGTTATTTTGACTTGTCAAAAGTCAAACGGACATGTAAAAGTGACCGAGGAGGAAGGAGGGAATATTCATGTCTCAATATTTAAGCAATTAGGGACATTCAAATTTAgatttttgtaataatatataaaataaatatttataattattatgggTGGACAAATAATCTAATCAAACGCAAATATTGTTATAACTATTGTATAATTCCTATTGTACAATGTGactattaatatttgttattttatcatataaattttaatagttaattataaaatgaatgttaaatttatgttataataaaatttattcttttaaaaggataaaatgtgtttttaattaacattgatttttatataattaaaataaattataaggcTAATTCTTTTGTTACAGCAGCAATCGAACAATATCATAGTGATCATGAGAGAGCATGCTATAAATTATTCATTATCCAGCCAGAGCATGCTTTTTTTGACATCTGGGCTTCTTTGGATGTATGGGCTCTTGCTATCTGATCTTGAACCAATGGGCAACTATCCATTTAGGCGAAAAGTTGTGGTAGTGAATCCCCGTTTCAACTAAAACTCTTGCACTCTACTTGCTGTTGTTTATTACTTCTTCACCTTAGGTCAACCGATTGATTTGTTCTATTAATTAATACTCCATCCCTTCCCCTTGTTTGCTGAGGGAAAGTGAAGAAATCACTAtcttttattaataagcgaaactaTATTTAAGTGGAACATCAGCGGTACCAAAATTTATTCATCATAGGCGACTTCTATAGTTATTAACATTTTGTAATCATACAattactttatttaataaataataatcattatactattatgaaaaataatcgTATTGGTTAAGATTATAACTTTACTATATTATTACGAAAAGACTTTCATATTAATTGGcactttataattaaaaacttcaatattattttggatattataattattattatactattatgaaAAAACTTCTGTAGTGATTACAATTTTATAATCatatagtttttaaatttaataataatcattatactattatgaaaagatttttgtattagttaggattatataattattaaaccttcatattatacaattataaaaAGATTTTTACCATGCTTAGGTTTTTGTAATGAAACAGATATATCACCAACATAGTTAAATCGCtaacaaaattattcattttaactaaaaatcatacaatttaatttataaaataattctaTACAACTCAAATCGTACATAAATTTTGTTCACACaccatataattttttatttaatagtaataatctacattatactattataagaaaattttcatattggttagaattttataaaacttaTAACAATTACCCAACCACTGAAAATATACCGCtaacaaaattattcattttaatttttttaaacacaaataatttattttgtaaaacgACTTTGTAGAATTTCTTTCATGTTCcagaattcaaataaataagaagttcattttaatattaatagccCAATTCATATTATCCATATAgataatttttgtaaataagcAAAATCAACTTTGAGTGGAACATCATCAGAATGAACATCATCAGAATTACCAAATATTAAAGTACAAAAATTCGATTATTGTCATAtgtttttctatatattaattattattattattattattattattattattattattattattattattattattattatacaaaggcagtacataataaaaaattctaggtatccaaaaaatatttctaatttttttttccaaatacaCGTGACAATATACGATTGATCTATCTCACCCATTAAAAATGACCATATGCCATGTCATTTGAAAAGATgttttagaaataatttttgaagtAGCATTACGCGTGCGTAATAGGTTAAGACAAATTAATAgcccttattattattaaatattattataattggtTCGGAAATCATATTATTTGTCAGGTCACATTGTGGATAGGAGTTTTGTTCCTATCtcagttcaaaattatatttccttGGATTTGTGCTAGTTATAAAATTCTAGCTTttcgttaaaaaaatatttgtgaaaTGAAAATCACTTCtactttaatttttcttaacaaTGTTAAGTGCATAAATGagaaacttttatttttaaaatttattaattgcaTCAAATTTAAAACCGACTATGGAGCAATTTACATGGAGAATATAATCACTAGaaagattttgaattttgagagtcgactcccaaaaTTAGCCGTGACTTCtccattcttcaccttcatcctcttcatccacCAAATCTTTTTCGCTCTTCCATCTTCTCACCTATTTaccagttttttgtttttcaataaaatcgagtctTGCTTAAACCTCGAAAATTAcaatcgagttttattctcggatctgtttcggatttgagATTGGGCTTGaatgttttctgaataaatcagatcttttgaaatcaaaggtccgattgtgtttttccgtctcgccttttggcgtgtgttgatttagtacccaattTTTGGGTGATTCTGTGTTGTTATATTTGTGGTTGTTATGTCTTACTGtgttatcaatgagaatgattggaatagagttttgggagatctggtttatcgcatcattaatactttcggcatgtctatagctggctcccggtatgtagatagctggggtatgcttggaacggtgacgatcgcatgtgctcacctttcacaaattatagttgtttaTTATTCGAAGACCCTTGTTCCTCtttgcttagtttttacaactgagtcgcctgaacaccgcaacagccattgaactattgtgaaggtcaattgtgaagctaccattttcgggattgatataggctggattactcgagaagcctttgtattcattttcagtttcaaaaatCCTTGGATTCAGtgtgttaagcagtctggaaacaatgcggctatttgtttaactcgttttattgtttatcaacctgattgcattgtcagttggggatttgtcccgactagacttgttttaatttaatggaatgaatttgcattttgtcaaaaaattcgCTACGGTGgtttatttttcattaattttcCGTTCTGAAATGCATATATCAATCTAAATTATTTAACTTCCGACGGAATACTTACAAaggaattcaaaatattttattttttatttattttctgtcatgaaatgtatatatttatctatattatttaaCTTACGATGGGattcaaaacattttatttttcatttatttttcatttatttttcattctaaaaatacatatatttatctgAAAAAATTAACTTACGACAGAATACTTACGACGGAACTAAGCGAgggaaaaaattattatattttacatatgtgAGCCAGAAAATGACCATTATCTTATGACGGATCTAGCTTTTCCATCATAAGTTCGGCGCGGAACAAAAATCATCATAAGAAATCCGTCGATTAATTAAGTCGCAGTAGTAGTCTATTACATAAAGAAAAACTACGTGTTCTAATAACAAACAAGTGCTTAGTGCTGAATTGAACTCGCCCAAAACCACTGGCGGCTTGCTCTCAGACATTTTTATTCGAGAAACAATTTTCATTTCAAAGATATACATGTTTCTACCAGATTATAGTTAAGTAATTGCTTTTGCGTGTAAATAATCGAGCTAATTATAGCTAATACTTGTACACCATGTCTAATTATGATCCTATGCGTACTCTATTTCTAGACTTAACATTCTTGAAGCATCTATATTTCAATGGAGTGTGTTCGTGTTTCTACTTCCTTGCTGTTAAAGGGATCtgcttaaaaaaaaacatatatccctatatatataaatatgaagggcacatttaagttatttaaaaaaataattttttcttaaaaaactatttgttgtttaaaaatataaataaatccttaCTGTTGAGTTaattataataacaataattttataataaataataataatttttaaaatatagtttaaaagTGATATATTGAGTGGAAGCACTAGATTTTTCGGGGAGACGACTATGAAGTCCTACTGCTGTCCTTTCAGACAAGAGCTCTGAACAGAAGCATGAGTTAATAACCACAACTTTACTTATTCTTTCCAAACATAAGTACAATTTAAACCATACGAGATTACAAATTGACATCCATGTCTCATCTTTGTACAATTAGCCAATGACATAGCTCCGAGCACTAAGTACAAGCCCTCCTTAACCGGTAACATATCATTGTCGCAGGTACTATTCAAACACGACCAGTTCCTTGTTTAAAAATCAACATGCATGGCATGATAGTGCATGACTTGCTCATTCGCTATCGTAGTAACGCGTTGAAGCATCCCTTAGTTACATATTCAGTGTGGAGCCTAGGCTCAGAGGGCCCTTGATAATAATTTGTTTACGAAGCTTCTAACCCGGATTACTATTCTGTTTTCGCTAGAAATCTTTAGACTAATTTCGAACTTGGTTTCCAAATGTACCGAACTAGTAAGACATGAAAACtagatttaaataatttgtgcTTCGGGCTATATATATCCAGAGAACTGATTAAGATTATTGATTGATATTAAGAATTCGCTATATTAAGAAGTGAATCAGCTAAAAAAATTTGAGGTTCGGGATAATAAACACAGATATATgtacagttatatatatacagtTCATCAGCTATAGTCTATGGTCAAGTCTCCGTGagtaaatatatactctattcACTTTAAACTGATCATGAACTACTCGTATAGCAGTATATTGTACACTGATCATTATACGGGTCCGTACATATACTGTGCCTATAAAAAGGCTGCGCcttgtataattttaaaccaTATAATCAACTTCACCAAACGCTTGAACTTAGATCATCGCTGATTTAAGCTCAAGAGAAGTTGTTACTTTCTCACATGGATACTAAAATCTTTGTTTTTCCCGCCTTATTGGCCCTCAAGTCTCTCCTCTTGTTCACTCTCTGTAACGCAGTTGTGCATGGCGCAACAACTTCAATTTGTAACCAGACACCTTACCCCGAACTATGCAATTCATTCATGGTCACCACCACAACCTCAAACGAAAACCAGTTCACCGGGCTCCGTGAGTCCGCCATTTCTGCCACATTGGATCGAGCCAAGCAGACGTATGATGCCATATCAGCCATGGACGTTGGCTCGTTCGAGGCTCGAGCCAAGTCGGCTTGGGCCGATTGTCTGGAGCTTTACGAGGACAGTGTTCACCAGATTAACCGTTCTTTAAACTCCGATAATTCGAAAAATGAAAACGATATTCAGACATGGCTTAGTGCAGCTCTCACTGATCACCAAACATGCAAAAATGGTTTTCTTGATTTTAACCTCAATTCTTATCTCAATTCTTTCCCTTTCGCCGAAACTAATATTTCCAA
This genomic window from Daucus carota subsp. sativus chromosome 7, DH1 v3.0, whole genome shotgun sequence contains:
- the LOC108193239 gene encoding pectinesterase inhibitor 9, coding for METQLPISLFTLLTATLLLPSPATARQIPTNADTAFIHSTCQKIQTYPDLCSHLLSRYATQIHQDPSKLATIAISLSLATTETMANYVSTIGNQADFGSDQRAAAAVQQCYSSFRDAMDSMHDSVALMRDLGSARSFESLRFKLSSVQTYMSSALTYEEDCLDVFEDVMDGKIKRLVRDKTQKLERVTSVALALVNSYVEKVTTTP